Genomic DNA from Dehalogenimonas lykanthroporepellens BL-DC-9:
TCTTCCAGATTGGCGACCGGCGCGTTACTGGCCGACTCGACGACGGGCGCGACTTCCGTTGCCGAAGTTTCAGGTGCGGCAGAAGGCGTGTCCACTGGAGTTGCCACAGGACGGGGAGCCGGTGTTTCCGGCGGCTTCGAATCCGGAACCGGTTTCACCGGCGGCGGGGGCGTAGCCGGGGCCGGGGTCGGCCGAACCGGTGTCCGGGCGGAAGCCGTCACTGACTTTTGCTGTTCCGGGGCGCCGGTGACCGGGGGCGTCCGGGCGGTCAGCGTGGTTTCGATGATAGCCATTTCCATGGCCAGGGTCGAGTGCATATCGGCATTGCCGACCAGCGCGGTAAAGGCTTTAAGGGCCCGTAGAAGATATTCCATGCCGGCGTCGGCGGCGGCATGGCGGGCATTGTCCAGTTCTTCCGCTGACAGGGTAAGGGAACCGGTAGAGCCCGTTTTTATCAGGAGGGCCTGGCGCAAGACTTCGACCACTTCGCGGTTGAACTGCTTGAGATTAACACCGTCGTCAGCCACGCCAGCCAGAATCCGTATAGCTTCCACGGTATCGGCGGCGGCTACCGCCCGAACCAGGCGCGCCGCCCGGTCGTCACCGCTCAACCCCAGGCTGTCCTGCACCTGACGCAGGCTGATTTTGCCCTGACTGGCGGTGGCGGTCTGCTGGAGCAGGTTTTCAGCGTCCCGGAGGGAGCCTCCGGCGGCGCGGGCCAGCAGTACCAGGCCGTCACGTTCGATATCTACACCCTCAGAAGTAGCGATTTCGGCCAGCTTATCGGTGATGTCATCGGTGGTCAGGCGGCGGAAGTCGAAGCGCTGACAGCGGGACATGATGGTTGGCAATATCTTGTGCAGTTCGGTGGTAGCCAGGATGAAGATGACCCGAGGCGGTGGTTCTTCCAGCGTCTTGAGCAGGGCATTGGAGGCACTGGTGGACAGCATATGGAATTCATCGATGATATAGACTTTATAACGGGCTTCCGCCGGGGAGTAATTCACCCGGTCATTGAGTACCCGGATGTCGTCAACGCTGTTATTGGAGGCGGCATCGATCTCAATGATATCCATGGCGGAGCCGTTGGTGATGGCCCGGCACATGGAACATTCATTGCAGGGTTCGCCGGAGCCTTCATTGTTGAGACAGTTGACCGCCTTGGCCAGAATGCGGCCGGTGGATGTTTTACCGGTGCCGCGCGGCCCGCAGAAAAGATAGGCCTGGGCTACCCGGTTTTGCTGAAGTGCCGACAGCAGGGTATCGGTAATCGGCTTCTGGCCGACCACTTCGGCCAGCCGTTGCGGCCGCCATTTACGGAAGAATACTTGAAATGTCATTAGTTGATGAATTATACCTTATCTCGTTCTACCTGTCAGCCGTGAAGAGCTGTCGGCTTTCAACTCTCAGCTGATATATTACAAGCTCCAAATCTTAAACAGCAGACAAGTCTCAATATTCAATTCTCAATAAAACGACGAGGCTACGGATTTCCGAAACTGCCTCGGCATAGCCTCGCAGAGACGGGATGCCGATGGTAGAGTGTGTAATCGGGAATTGTTTCGTCTTGCCGACGGCAATTTCAGGAAACGAATGCATTTTTCAGCTTTGATGGCGGAGGCCCTCAAACGTGAATCGTTTCGACGACACAATCCCAAACAATATAAACAATCCGACGACGTTTTCGGTAGTGTCCCGTCAAGTGGTGTAAATTCATCATTGGTGGTTTCCCGAATAATCAAGCTGGTAAAGCCATGATCAGGGGTTCCTCCTGCGCCCCTTCCAGCGTTTTCTTCATCGAATCCAAAGAAAAGTAGCGTCGTCCGACCTCCCACTCGTCCTGCTGTTCCATTAACACCGCCCCAATCAGCCTGATTACCGATTGGCTGTTGGGAAAGATGCCGACCACATTACTGCGGCGCTTGATTTCCTTGTTCAGTCTCTCCAGGGGATTGGTAGAGTACAGTTGCCGCCAGTGTTCCCGGGGGAAGGCGGTATAGGCCAGGATATCCGGTTCTGCCTCTTCCAATTGGTCGGCCACAGGACCGAATCGGAGTCTGAGGTTATCGGCTACCCGGCGGAGCTGGCTGTAAGCGCTGTCGCGGTCAGGTTGAGCGAAGATGGTCCGGATAGCGGCAGATACCATAGCCTGGGCGCCCCGCGGCACTCTGGCCAGCGCATTGCGCATGAAGTGCACCCGGCAGCGTTGCCACGATACCCCGGTGAGTACCGTGCTGATGGCTTCCTTCAGTCCCAGATGAGCATCACTGATTACCAGCATCACCCCGCTCAAACCACGGCTGACCAACCCCCGCAGAAACTCTTTCCAGAATACACCGTCTTCACTGGGGCCGACCTCAAGCCCGATGATCTCGCGTTCTCCGGTTTCACGGACTCCGTAGGCGATAATTACCGCCTGACTGACCACCCGCCCTGAATCCCTGACCTTGACGTAGGTCGCGTCCAGCCACAGATAGGGATAACGCCATAACAAAGGCCGGTGGCGCCATCGTTCCACTTCATCGTCCAGAGCCCCGCATATTCGCGATACCTCGCTCTTACTGACCCCGTTAAGCCCCAGTGACTGAACCAGAGATTCCACCTTGCGGGTGCTGATGCCCAATACATAGGCTTCCTGGATTACCGCCAGCAAGGCTTGTTCCGCCCGGCGCCGGGGCTCGAGCAAGCTGGGGAAATAACTGCCGTCCCGCAACCGGGGAATCGCCAAGGGTATCGTGCCGGCCCGGGTGTCCCAGATACGCCCCCGGTAGCCGTTACGGTAGGTTAAACGACCGTTACTGCGCTCATGTTTCTCAGCTCCGGTCTTCTGCTTAACCTCAAGCTCCATGACCGCTTCGGCCAGCATCTTCACCCCTTCTCTCAGAAAATCAAGATCACCGTCACTCCCTGACTTGCGTAGCAGTTCCAAAAGTGTCATCCTGTCTTTGGCCATTGTTGTGGTTACCTCCTGAAAGTCTTTGTTGTTATTTTCTTTCAAGAAACCACACAATGGCCTGCTTTTTCAATTCCAGGAATTTACACCACGTACGGGGATTCTACTACGTTTTCTGAAACCCAGAACGGAAATGGGGTTGCGAGGATTTTACTGAATGGCGTATATATGTTCGTAATAATAAGTCTGATTTTAGGTTCTTATAAATGTAATGTCAATGGGGAAATGGCACAGGCCCGGCTTTCTGCCGGGAAATTCCAAATCTCAAGCCACAAATAGCAAACAATATCAAATCTTAAATTTCCAAAAAGAGGCACCGAGATTGCTTCGCGGCCTGGGGCCAAATCGCAATAACGAGGGGCAGTTAGATGATCGGGATTACCACGGCCGCTTTTGTGGCGGCCTCGTAATGACTTGAAATATATGCCTTTCATGGTTCGACAAGCTCACCACGAACGGGGCGGGGTGACGTGGAATACCTGTTTTCACGGGTAATGACAGAACGGGGATGGCTGGGGTACGGAAGAACTGTTCCGAAAAATGTAGCCAGGTATGGAAAAATGCTCATCCGGGGAATGAAACCGGCTATTGGCAACGGTCAGATTTGGTGACCACTTTGGCCGCCAGCAGTTCCCAATCGTCCTTCAGATGGTGTTCCAGAGCCGAGGGCGTTTCGAATTTGAAATGTCTGATTCGGTGTTCGAAAAGGCCGATAATGCGATCAATGTCTCGTTGAACTACTAAAACGGAACTTTGATTTATCAAGTCCGGCTGGATATACACACTCATCCAAAATGGAGAAGCAGTGTTCAACCCGTAAGACTCGGCTACGCGATCAGCAAGATACCGGTAAAATAGATAAAACTTGTCCAGACAGATGGTCAACGGGTCTTCATCCCGAAATACTCCGACCGGGTCACCGGTACCATCGGCTGAATAAACCGCCCAAGAGCAGGGGAAGGCCGACCAGGCATATGGGACTGAATTTTTCGAAACGCGATGGTCAGCCAGTTGTTCTCTAAGCCTGGTTTCCAGCCCGAATGTCAGCGGGTACATTTCAGGCGACATAATTATTTCAACCGGTAGTGGCCATTACCGAGGAATTCCAGCAAACCACGGTCGCGCAGTACCTGTAATTGTTGTCTTATTTTATCCTTGATGTGATGGTTGTCGGGATGAAGTTTTTCCAGAATGGGGGTGAATTCGTAGATTTGAGATAATTTGAATTCATTACTATTCAATTTATCCATACACGACATGATATCCAATAACCATCCCTTTGAGTCGAAGTTGGTTTCTTCACGTAAAAAAAGAGTTTTCTGCCAGGTCGCCATGACATCGGACAAGGGCTCGATATTTCGGTTTCTGACCAAGTATATACGACCTGGACGGGGAATGTCGTCAATAAGGATGTTACAACCAACCCACCCGGCGCGTCGGGCCGTGGGAGAAAGAGCTTTGCGTTTTTCGATTATCGTCGGTGTGAAGAAATGCTTGGGTACGACCAGAAAATCAGTAACTGAATGGCTGATGGCGTCGTAGTTCATCAGGAAAAGATTGGGATTGGTACGGGATGTCAACCTTTCCATCATCGCTGAAAAAGCACCATCAACGACCCGTCCGGTAAGGACGGATTTCTTGCTTTTTAATTCGAATTCTTCGCCACAGACGGAGCAGAAAAAGTCGGCAACCCGCCGGCCGGCTTCGAATTGGTTGAGCTGACGGTGCCCACAATTCGGGCAGTAGGACTGCCCGGCGACCCAGCCCTCAGTCAAAACTCGGGCTTTCTGGGTTGGACTGTGATAGGAAGCGGCTATTGACGGGTCGAAGTTAAGTTCCATGGAAGCATTATATGATCATCTTGAACGCAGGCACAAGGCGGGATGGATTCCTACTTCCCTTCGGCCTGGTCCAGTTCGTCGGAGGTATCGCCGGTAAGGTCGAGGTTGTAGAAATCACTGTCAGGGCCGGGCAGGGCCAGTTGGAATATGGAGATTTCGTCTATGGAGGCGACGGCCAGGAAGAACCCTGCCGTCCTGCGAGTGAGCAGACTTTTCATATCCGTTTGAAATGGCGTTCCAGAGCCGAGGTTTCCAGTTTCATCAGGGTGGGCCGGCCGTGGGGACAGGTAGCCGGCAAATCGGTGCGTTCCAGATCGGCCAGAAGCGCCCGTATTTCTTCCGGAGACAGGGTGCGGCCGGCACGGACGGCGGAGTGACAGGCGATCAACTCAGCCATTTTCTGTTCACCCCGGGTTCGGGATTCCGGTGAGTTGAGAAACTCATGGAGGGCGGTTTCCCAGTCACCGTCGGCCAGTATCGCCGGGACAGCCCGAACCAGAACGGTTCGGCCGCCGAAATCCTCGACGATGAAACCGAATTCTTTCAGCAGGTCGGATGTCCCGGTCAGAGCGGTAGTTTCCGCCGGGGACAGACCGATATCACGGGGAGACAGGAGGGATTGCGACGCCGGTACCCGGGAAGCGCGGGCGGCCAGCGCCTTTTCGTACATGACCCGTTCATGGGCGGCGTGCTGGTCGATGATATAAAGACCATCCGGACCTTCGGCCAGCAGGTAGCAGTCGGCAATCTGACCCACGGGACGCAGGGCCGGCAGGGCCCGCGCAACGGTCAGTCCGGGTTCAGGGAGTGACGATGTTCCCGGAGCCGTCGGCGGGAAGAGGTTTTCGATGAAGTTCGCCGAGGCTCTGCGGTCCAGGGATGGCCGGTAGGATGACGGCGACTCATGAATCACCGGTACCGGCGATTCACCGACCAATAACGAGCGGACGGAGCGACGGATAAAATCAAAAACCCGGGAGTCCTGGCGGAATTTTATTTCCGTCTTGGCCGGATGAATGTTGATGTCGGTTTCAGCCGGGGGCAGGGTCAGTGACAGAACGGCTATCGGGTAACGGCCGACGGTCAACAGGCCGTGGCCGGCTTCTGCCAGCGCCCGGGTCAGCATGGGGCTTTTCACCCAGCGGCGGTTGACGAAAAAGTACTGACCGGAACGGTTGGCACGGGCGATTTCCGGGGGCGCGACCAGGCCGTGGAGCGCCATGGAATCAATGGCGGAGTCTATATCCATCATCCGGGCGGCGGTTTCCCGACCCAGCACTTCGGCGGCGGCGTCCCGCAGTCGGCCGGAACCCGGTGAGGCCAGAACACGATGGCCGTCAACGCTCAGCGTGAAGCGGATATCCGGCCGGGCCAGGGCGTAATGACCGACGACGGCGGTAACGTGGCCGGTTTCAGTAGCGGTGGTTTTTAAAAACTTGAGGCGTGCCGGGACGGCTGAGAACAACCGGGATACGGAGACAGTGGTGCCGCGGGCGCGGGCGGCGGTCTTGACGGTCACCTCGCCGTGGCGAGAAACCAGTGACGAACCGGATTCGTCCGCGGTGGCGGTCAGGACTTCAAGTTCGGCCACAGCGGCTATGCTGGACAGGGCTTCGCCCCGAAAACCGAGGCTTGAAAGGGAGTCGAGGTCGTCGAAAGAGGTAATCTTGGAAGTGGCGTGGCGTTCAAGAGCCAGGGGCAGGTCGACGGCGGCAATGCCGATGCCGTCGTCACTGACGCGGATGAGGGCGGTGCCGCCGTCCCTGATTTCAATGTCAATGGCTCCGGCGGCGGCGTCGATGGCGTTTTCCACCAGTTCCTTGACCACCGAGGCCGGGCGTTCCACCACCTCGCCGGCGGCGATGCGGGCGACGGTGTTGCGGTCGAGTTGCTGTATTGGCACAGGAAGATTGTACAGGATTAGGCTATTAGCTGTCAGCCATCAGCTATAAGATGTCATTGTTGGAAACACCGGGATGGCTTTATGGCCAATGGCCATACTTCATGACGGGTTGATGGGGGATACCGAGATTACCGCGTCGCTGAGCTCCTCATAATGACGATTGAGGGACAGTCGGGTATTGGAAACACCGAGATTACAAGCTAAATACCAAACAATATCAAAATTATAATACCAAATGACCGAAACGGGGGACAACTTTCAGTCTTTAGCCGTCAGCTTTCAATGGCGTCGTAAGTCAAGGATGTACCGGACTTTTACAGGGTATTGACAAGAGCTATTTTTAAATATATAATGGGCATATGCTCATTATATACGATTATAAACAGCTTCCCGGCAACTTGCCGGATCTGAAAGAAACAAGGAGGTGAATAAAATGTTTGGACGTAATTTTATAGGAGCAGGACAGCAAAGAGGCGCTGGATTCGGGTTCAGAGGCAACTCCCCGCCGTGGCCGTATGTCGGCCGGGGCAGGGGCGGATTGCCCAGATGCGCTTATTACGGCGGTAGTTTAAGTGCTGTGTCGCCGCAAACCATTTCCCGTGATGAAGAGATACACTCGCTGAAAACCCAGACGGAATTCCTGCAAAAGGAGTTGGCCAACATGGAAGCCCGAATGCATGAACTGCAAAAAGAGGGATAAAGAGGGTTAAAAAACCCCAGGAGACGATGAAATGAAAATAGCTATTACCGCCGGTAGTCCAAACCTGGATTCAAACGTGGATCCCCGTTTCGGTCGTTGCAGATATCTGATACTGCTTAACCCGGAAACTATGGACCACGAAGCGATTGAAAATTCCAGCGCCGAGGCTCCCGGCGGTGCCGGTATCGCCGCTGCTCAGCTGGTTGCCGGCAAAGGTGCCCAGGTGTTGTTGACTGGTAACTGCGGCCCTAAAGCCTACCGCGCGCTGTCTGCCGCCGGAATTAAAGTGATGACTGGAGTAAGCGGCAGTATCAATGATGCCATAAAGAGCTACAAAAAAGGGGAACTGACCGAAAGCACCCAGGCTAACGTAGCCGAACATTTCGGTACCGGTAGCGGCGGCGGATTTCGCCGCGGCACCGAAATAAAATAACAAAGGGGGTGTCATTATGCCTAGAGGAGATGGAACAGGCCCTCCGCAAGGATCAGCAGGCAGAGGCGGCAGAATGGCGGGTTCACGAGCTGGCGCCGGCCCCGGCGGTAGTTGTGTATGCCCGAAATGCGGCACTAAGTTGCCCCATACCCAGGCCAATCCCTGTTACAACCTGAGTTGCCCGAAATGCGGCACCAAAATGGTCAGGGAATAATGATCCTTGTGCGGAGTAAGAGGAAAAGGTTTTGATTATTTCTGTCGCCAGTGGTAAAGGTGGCACCGGAAAAACGATGGTGGCTACCAGTCTGGCTATTGCGTTGGGTGAAACCAGACCGGTACAGATCCTTGACTGCGACGTTGAAGAGCCAAACAGCCATATCTTTATTAAACCACGTTTTACCGACTCACAAGCCGTCAATATACCAGTACCCAAAATAGATGAGGCCAAGTGCCGCGTCTGCGGGAAATGCGCTGAGGTCTGTGCCTACCACGCGCTGGCCGCTTTCTTGGAGCAGGTCATGGTTTTCCCGGAGTTATGCCATGGCTGTGGCGCTTGTAGCTATTTGTGTCCGGAAAAAGCCATCTCGGAAGAAAACCGGCAAATCGGCAGTGTTGATTCAGGCATGGCGGGTGGCATTAGTTTTGTCCAGGGAAAACTGAACATTGGCGAAGCCATGCCCTCACCGGTAATACGAGCGGTGAGGGCAACGGCCAAACCGGACAGCGGCACGGTTATCATTGATTCTCCTCCCGGCACTTCTTGTCCGATGGTAGAGTCAATCCAGGGAAGCGATTTCTGCCTGCTGGTCACCGAACCTACACCTTTTGGCCTGAATGACTTGAAACTGGCCGCGGCTACGGTTAAGCAGTTGGGCATACCCTGCGGCATTGTTCTTAACCGTGCCGGCATCGGCGACGGTCAAACCGAAGAATACTGCCGCCTTGAACACATACCCATCATGCTGACCATACCGCTGAATGCCGAGATAGCCAGCCTTTATTCGCGCGGAAAACCGTTGGTAACGGCTATAAACGGTTACAAAGACAAATTTATTGAACTATTTGATCGTATTGGAGAAAAGCAGTGAAAGAAGTGGTTATCCTCAGCGGTAAAGGCGGCACCGGCAAAACCAGCATCGTCGGCTCCTTCGCCGCCATCGCCCATGATAAAGTAATGGCTGACTGCGATGTGGATGCCGCCGATTTGCATCTGCTACTCAAACCTATTACTACGGAGACACACCAGTTCCGCAACGGACAAGTTGCTGTGATTGATAAAAGTATCTGCACCGAATGCGGTTTGTGCCGGGATTTATGCCGTTTTGAAGCCATTAGCGCCAACACTGTTGATCCCGTTGCCTGTGAGGGTTGCGGTTTTTGTTTTCACCTTTGCCCAATTGGAGCCATCAGTATGCGGGAATGCCAGGCCGGAGAATGGTTTATTTCCGATACCCGACACGGACCAATGGTTCATGCCAGGCTGGGCATCGCCCAGGAGAATTCCGGTAAATTAGTAGCGCTGGTAAGGCAACAGGCCAGAAATCTAGCCCAGGAAAATGGGCTGGAGTACATAATTGTCGACGGACCGCCCGGCATCGGCTGTCCGGTTATTTCTTCATTATCCGGAGTAAACCTGGCCCTGATCATTACTGAACCGACCCTGTCCGGCATTCATGACATGGAGAGGATACTTGGGGTCTGTGAGCATTTTAAGGTGCCGGCGATGGTCTGCGTCAATAAATGTGACGTTAATGAGGAAAATACCCGGACTATTTTGGAATACTGTAAGGCTCGCGGGGTAACCGCCGAAACCTTGATTCCTTTTGATAATATTTTCACCGAGGCCATGGTCAGAGGCAAATCCGTGGTGGAATATGGTGAGGGCAGGGTTACCAGCAAAATTAAGAATATGTGGCAAAAAGTATTAAGCAAACTTAATGAAGTGCCGGCTACCTCCCCCTGAAAATACCGATACAGTTCACCCGTTCAACGGAGCATGTCATAAATGACTTTAGTTTATATTCTCACAGCCACCATCGCGGTAAGTCTTATCGCTCTGGCAGGTGTTTTCGCCCTTTTGTTGAAGAAAGACCTGGAAAACAAAACCCTGCTGGTAATGGTAGCTCTTTCCAGCGGTGCCCTGCTTGGCGGGGCTTTTTTGCACCTGTTGCCAAACGCCATCGCGAAAAAGGGAGAGGACATTGCAGTCTTTATGTTCCTGCTACTGGGCTTCTCCATCTTTTTCATGCTGGAACAATTCCTCCAGTGGCGTCATGAACATAACACGGCTCCGACAATCAGGCCCTTTTCCTACCTGATTCTAACCGCGGACGCACTCCATAATTTTATTGACGGACTCATTATCGCCGCCAGTTTTATTATCAGCCCGCCGCTCGGAATCGCCACCACACTAGCCGTGGCCCTGCATGAAATACCACAGGAGATAGGCGACTTCGCCGCCCTGGTTTACGGTGGGTTCAGACCCAGGAAAGCTCTGCTGTTCAACCTTCTTTCCGGCTTGACCGCCGTGTTGGGCGGTGTCGCCGGTTATCTGGCTTATTCCATAATGGAAGCTTCCATGATTTACCTGCTGCCATTTGCTGCCGGCAACTTTATTTATATTGCTGCTGCCGACCTTATTCCGGAAATCAAACACCAGAAGAGCCTGAAAAGAGCGGCTCTGCATTTTATTGTTTTTCTGGCCGGCATCGGCATGATGTTAGCGGTCAGGTATCTATAAACAATAATTCAGTCAACAAAAATAGCTAAAACCATAATTAAGGGAGAAAGCCATGATTTCAAAAAGCACCGTACTAGCTACACTTGAGGAACTCAAGATTCCGGAAACACCCTACAAGCTGAAAGAACTGAGATTAATCAGGGATTTGAAAGTTGAAAATGATACGGTTATTGTTGTCTTATCCAGCGGTGCCTTGCCGCCGGAAATATTTAAACGACTGGAAGCATCCGTCAAGCAAGCTTTGGAGCACCAGTCCGGCGTTGACCGGATAGAGATAAACAGAGCGGAAAATAAACCAAGTGAACTGAACCGAATTAAAAATGTAGTGGCGGTGATGAGCGGCAAGGGCGGCGTCGGCAAGTCCACCATCAGTAGCCTGCTGGCTGTTTCCCTGCAACGCCTTGGTTACAGCGTTGGTATCTTGGACGCCGATATTACCGGCCCGAGCATCCCCAAGCTTTTCGGTATTTCCGGTAAGCCGCTAGGTAGTGAAAAAGGCATAATACCTTTATCTTCCGGTACTTTAATCCGTATTATGTCAATCAATCTTGTCTTAAACAGTGATTCCGATTCCGTGATATGGCGCGGGCCTTTAATCAGCAAGGCCATAGGCCAATTCTGGGAAGATGTACTGTGGGGTGAACTGGATTACCTGATCGTTGACCTGCCGCCTGGCACGTCAGATGCGGCCTTGACAGCTATGCAACAGATACCGTTAACCGCGGTATTAATGGTGACCACGCCTCAGGCATTGGCCGGTCTGATAGTACGCAAGGCAATGGATATGACTCAAAAAATGGAAATCCCGGTGCTGGGGCTGGCAGAAAACATGGCTTTCTTTCCCAACCCGACCACCGGTGAGGCGATTGAGATTTTTGGCCGCAGTCAGGCCGGGGAAATACTGAAAATGTTCAAGCTCCCTTTAATAATCCGATTGCCCATTGACCCAAAACTGGCGGAACTGTGCGATGCCGGAAAAATCGAGCACTATTCATCCGACGCTATCAATAATATAGGCACCGCCGTTGTTGAAAGACTGGCCGCTTTGAAAGACGGAAAAGGGCAATGATTAAAATTACCAAAATTATTGACGAAGACGCAGCCCTGCCGTTCAAAGGGGAGTGGGGTCTGAGCCTGTTGATTGAAGCTTACGGGAAGCGACTTATTTT
This window encodes:
- a CDS encoding Cobyrinic acid ac-diamide synthase (PFAM: Cobyrinic acid ac-diamide synthase; 4Fe-4S ferredoxin iron-sulfur binding domain protein~KEGG: dae:Dtox_1233 cobyrinic acid ac-diamide synthase), with the translated sequence MKEVVILSGKGGTGKTSIVGSFAAIAHDKVMADCDVDAADLHLLLKPITTETHQFRNGQVAVIDKSICTECGLCRDLCRFEAISANTVDPVACEGCGFCFHLCPIGAISMRECQAGEWFISDTRHGPMVHARLGIAQENSGKLVALVRQQARNLAQENGLEYIIVDGPPGIGCPVISSLSGVNLALIITEPTLSGIHDMERILGVCEHFKVPAMVCVNKCDVNEENTRTILEYCKARGVTAETLIPFDNIFTEAMVRGKSVVEYGEGRVTSKIKNMWQKVLSKLNEVPATSP
- a CDS encoding zinc/iron permease (PFAM: zinc/iron permease~KEGG: fpl:Ferp_1111 zinc/iron permease) gives rise to the protein MTLVYILTATIAVSLIALAGVFALLLKKDLENKTLLVMVALSSGALLGGAFLHLLPNAIAKKGEDIAVFMFLLLGFSIFFMLEQFLQWRHEHNTAPTIRPFSYLILTADALHNFIDGLIIAASFIISPPLGIATTLAVALHEIPQEIGDFAALVYGGFRPRKALLFNLLSGLTAVLGGVAGYLAYSIMEASMIYLLPFAAGNFIYIAAADLIPEIKHQKSLKRAALHFIVFLAGIGMMLAVRYL
- a CDS encoding ATPase-like, ParA/MinD (PFAM: ATPase-like, ParA/MinD; protein of unknown function DUF59~KEGG: det:DET0104 hypothetical protein), whose translation is MISKSTVLATLEELKIPETPYKLKELRLIRDLKVENDTVIVVLSSGALPPEIFKRLEASVKQALEHQSGVDRIEINRAENKPSELNRIKNVVAVMSGKGGVGKSTISSLLAVSLQRLGYSVGILDADITGPSIPKLFGISGKPLGSEKGIIPLSSGTLIRIMSINLVLNSDSDSVIWRGPLISKAIGQFWEDVLWGELDYLIVDLPPGTSDAALTAMQQIPLTAVLMVTTPQALAGLIVRKAMDMTQKMEIPVLGLAENMAFFPNPTTGEAIEIFGRSQAGEILKMFKLPLIIRLPIDPKLAELCDAGKIEHYSSDAINNIGTAVVERLAALKDGKGQ